One Palaemon carinicauda isolate YSFRI2023 unplaced genomic scaffold, ASM3689809v2 scaffold1, whole genome shotgun sequence DNA segment encodes these proteins:
- the LOC137635191 gene encoding uncharacterized protein, translating into MGLPHSRQPRRASHPPASPSGLPPSRQPGQVSTPPASPGGPPPFLPARATSPLLANPGGTPLSLQPGRASPLPPARAGLPPPASPGGPFPRSRQPGARATSPLSPAWAGLPPPSSPGRPPHSPQPGALLSGRRVVTENREMRSLWSVQQSSAPGMDRVMRTSSRFLALVRT; encoded by the exons aTGGGCCTTCCccactcccgccagcccaggcgggcctcccacCCTCCCGCCAGCCCTAGCgggcttcccccctcccgccagcctgggcaggTCTCcacccctcctgccagcccgggcgggcctcccccattCCTGCCAGCCCGGGCAACTTCCCCCCTTCTCGCCAACCCGGGCGGGACTCCCCTCTccctccagcccgggcgggcctcccccctccccccagccagggcgggcctcccgcctcccgccagcccgggcgggcctttccCTCGCTCCCGCCAGCCTGGGG CCCGGGCAACTTCCCCCCTCTCGCCAGcctgggcaggcctcccccctccctccagcccgggcaggcctccccacTCCCCCCAGCCAG gtgcccttctgagTGGTCGTAGAGTCGTCACAGAgaatcgggagatgaggagtctgtggtccgtccagcagtcgtccgctccgggcatggatcgggtgatgcggacgtcttcTCGGtttctggctctggtcaggacgtag